In a genomic window of Comamonadaceae bacterium OTU4NAUVB1:
- the otsA gene encoding alpha,alpha-trehalose-phosphate synthase (UDP-forming), whose product MSRLVVVSNRVADPRKPAAGGLAVALGESLQQTGGLWFGWSGNIVEGGPTGEGEMHRQQAGKVTLATLDLSRDDHDSYYAGYSNDVLWPVFHNRLDLANFDAGFIGGYRRVNQLFARKLLPLLKDDDVIWVHDYHLIPLAAELRAMGCRQRIGFFLHIPLPPQIILAAIPQHEWLARSLFSYDLIGFQAQQDVQHFERYVANEAHGEALGDDMFRAYGLTVRCSAFPIGIDVDEFMTLTQAKEARDMYETMKREYSTRRLLLGIDRLDYSKGIPHRVRAFRELLANYPENRRSATLIQIASPTRESVDAYADIRRELESLCGAINGDYGELDWMPVRYIHRMVARKRVPGLCRAAAVGLVTPLRDGMNLVAKEYVAAQDPADPGVLVLSRFAGAAEQLKEALLVNPYDTHGTAETIQQALQMPLDERRARHEKLLQGIREHDIHWWRRTFLEALRAMPQAA is encoded by the coding sequence GTGAGCCGCCTCGTCGTCGTCTCCAACCGCGTGGCCGACCCGCGCAAGCCCGCCGCCGGCGGCCTGGCCGTGGCGCTGGGCGAATCGCTGCAACAGACCGGGGGCCTGTGGTTCGGCTGGAGCGGCAACATCGTCGAGGGCGGGCCCACCGGCGAGGGCGAGATGCACCGCCAGCAGGCCGGCAAGGTGACGCTGGCCACCCTGGACCTCTCGCGCGACGACCACGACAGCTACTACGCCGGCTACAGCAACGACGTGCTCTGGCCGGTGTTCCACAACCGGCTCGACCTGGCGAACTTCGACGCCGGCTTCATCGGCGGCTACCGGCGCGTCAACCAGCTGTTCGCGCGCAAGCTGCTGCCGCTGCTGAAGGACGACGACGTCATCTGGGTCCACGACTACCACCTGATCCCGCTGGCGGCCGAGCTGCGCGCCATGGGCTGCCGCCAGCGCATCGGCTTCTTCCTGCACATTCCGCTGCCGCCGCAGATCATCCTCGCGGCGATCCCGCAGCACGAATGGCTGGCGCGCTCGCTGTTCTCCTACGACCTGATCGGCTTCCAGGCGCAGCAGGACGTGCAGCACTTCGAGCGCTACGTCGCCAACGAGGCCCACGGCGAGGCGCTGGGCGACGACATGTTCCGCGCCTACGGCCTGACCGTGCGCTGCAGTGCCTTTCCGATCGGCATCGACGTCGACGAGTTCATGACGCTCACGCAGGCGAAGGAGGCGCGCGACATGTACGAGACCATGAAGCGCGAGTATTCGACCCGGCGCCTGCTGCTGGGGATCGACCGGCTCGACTATTCCAAGGGCATCCCGCACCGCGTGCGCGCGTTCCGCGAACTGCTGGCGAACTACCCGGAGAACCGCCGCAGCGCGACGCTGATCCAGATCGCCTCGCCCACGCGCGAGAGCGTCGACGCCTATGCCGACATCCGGCGCGAACTCGAATCGCTGTGCGGCGCCATCAACGGCGACTACGGCGAGCTCGACTGGATGCCGGTGCGCTACATCCACCGCATGGTGGCGCGCAAGCGCGTGCCGGGCCTGTGCCGGGCGGCGGCGGTGGGGCTGGTGACGCCCCTGCGCGACGGCATGAACCTGGTGGCCAAGGAGTACGTGGCCGCGCAGGACCCGGCCGATCCGGGCGTGCTGGTGCTCTCGCGCTTCGCGGGCGCCGCCGAACAGCTCAAGGAGGCGCTGCTGGTCAATCCATACGACACGCACGGCACCGCCGAGACCATCCAGCAGGCGCTGCAGATGCCGCTGGACGAACGGCGCGCCCGCCACGAAAAGCTGCTCCAGGGCATCCGCGAGCACGACATCCACTGGTGGCGCCGCACCTTCCTCGAGGCGCTGCGCGCAATGCCGCAGGCCGCCTGA
- a CDS encoding SAM-dependent methyltransferase, whose amino-acid sequence MDADKGRNGRGGGHVNGGGGGPGGADGAPRGGGALARIIDASLVRAGGWLPFDRFMALALYAPGLGYYASASRKFGHLPSSGSDFVTAPELTPLFGRALAVQVAEAMARTGTDEVWEFGAGSGALARQLIEALDALGRPPARYRIVDLSATLRERQRETLAPHAGRVEWLDALPETMTGVVVGNEVLDAMPVRLLARVGGRWFERGVVADADAPSGLGWADRPTDARPPVAIEGDHDYLTEIHPQAEAFVATLADRLARGAAFLIDYGFPAAEYYHPQRHMGTVMCHQAHRADGDALADVGRKDITAHVDFTGIALAAQDAGLHVLGYASQGRFLINCGLPALAEPAGVAERARAAHLIHEHEMGELFKVLALGAGEPWEPLGFAQGDRSHTL is encoded by the coding sequence ATGGATGCGGACAAAGGCAGGAACGGCCGTGGCGGCGGTCACGTGAACGGCGGCGGCGGCGGGCCGGGCGGAGCGGACGGCGCCCCGCGGGGCGGCGGCGCGCTGGCCCGGATTATCGACGCCTCGCTCGTGCGCGCGGGCGGCTGGCTGCCCTTCGACCGCTTCATGGCGCTGGCGCTGTACGCGCCCGGCCTGGGCTACTACGCCAGCGCGAGCCGCAAGTTCGGCCACCTGCCGTCCTCGGGCAGCGACTTCGTGACGGCGCCGGAACTCACGCCGCTGTTCGGCCGCGCGCTGGCCGTGCAGGTCGCCGAGGCGATGGCGCGCACCGGCACCGACGAGGTCTGGGAGTTCGGCGCCGGCTCGGGCGCCCTGGCGCGGCAGCTGATCGAGGCGCTCGACGCGCTGGGCCGGCCGCCGGCGCGCTACCGCATCGTCGACCTGTCGGCCACCCTGCGCGAGCGCCAGCGCGAGACCCTGGCGCCGCACGCCGGCCGCGTCGAATGGCTCGATGCGCTGCCCGAGACGATGACCGGCGTGGTCGTCGGCAACGAGGTGCTCGACGCCATGCCGGTGCGGCTGCTCGCGCGCGTGGGCGGACGCTGGTTCGAGCGCGGCGTGGTCGCCGATGCGGACGCGCCGTCGGGCCTGGGCTGGGCCGACCGGCCCACCGACGCCCGCCCGCCGGTGGCGATCGAGGGCGACCACGACTACCTCACCGAGATCCACCCGCAGGCCGAGGCCTTCGTGGCCACCCTGGCCGACCGGCTGGCGCGCGGCGCGGCCTTCCTGATCGACTACGGCTTCCCGGCCGCCGAGTACTACCACCCGCAGCGCCACATGGGCACCGTGATGTGCCACCAGGCCCACCGCGCCGACGGCGACGCGCTCGCCGACGTCGGGCGCAAGGACATCACCGCGCACGTCGACTTCACCGGCATCGCCCTGGCCGCGCAGGACGCCGGGCTCCACGTGCTGGGCTACGCGAGCCAGGGCCGCTTCCTCATCAACTGCGGCCTGCCGGCCCTGGCCGAGCCGGCCGGCGTGGCCGAACGCGCCCGCGCCGCGCACCTGATCCACGAGCACGAGATGGGCGAGCTGTTCAAGGTCCTCGCCCTGGGCGCGGGCGAGCCGTGGGAACCGCTGGGCTTCGCGCAAGGCGACCGCAGCCACACGCTGTGA
- the hisN gene encoding histidinol-phosphatase, with product MSPDIADAEALLRTAHALADAAAARSMAYFRTPLDVLTKADESPVTLADRAAEAAMREILGATLPDDGIYGEEHGSERLDAKRVWVLDPIDGTRSFITGSPLWGTLIGVLEGARVVLGVVDMPVLRERWTGRAGVGADRDGTPVRASGCTRLAEARIVTTSPDIFAADDWRAFDALSRRCAMRRFGGDCYGYAQLAGGTIDLVVEAGLQPYDYLGPTGLIEAAGGVVTDWAGRPLGLDSDGRVVAAATPELHRQALEALAA from the coding sequence ATGAGCCCTGACATTGCCGATGCCGAAGCGCTCCTGCGCACCGCCCACGCCCTCGCCGATGCCGCCGCCGCACGGTCGATGGCGTACTTCCGCACCCCGCTGGACGTCCTGACGAAGGCCGACGAGAGTCCGGTCACGCTGGCCGACCGCGCCGCCGAGGCGGCGATGCGCGAGATCCTGGGGGCGACCCTGCCCGACGACGGCATCTACGGCGAGGAGCACGGCAGCGAGCGGCTCGACGCGAAGCGCGTCTGGGTGCTCGACCCGATCGACGGCACGCGCAGCTTCATCACCGGCTCGCCGCTGTGGGGCACGCTCATCGGCGTGCTCGAGGGCGCGCGCGTGGTGCTGGGCGTGGTCGACATGCCGGTGCTGCGCGAGCGCTGGACCGGCCGCGCCGGCGTCGGCGCCGACCGCGACGGCACGCCGGTGCGCGCGAGCGGCTGCACGCGCCTGGCCGAGGCACGCATCGTCACCACCTCGCCCGACATCTTCGCCGCCGACGACTGGCGCGCCTTCGACGCCCTGAGCCGGCGCTGCGCGATGCGGCGTTTCGGCGGCGACTGCTACGGCTACGCGCAGCTCGCCGGGGGCACCATCGACCTGGTGGTGGAGGCCGGCCTCCAGCCCTACGACTACCTCGGCCCCACCGGGCTGATCGAGGCCGCCGGCGGTGTCGTCACCGACTGGGCGGGACGCCCGCTGGGACTCGACTCGGACGGCCGCGTCGTGGCGGCGGCCACGCCCGAGCTGCACCGCCAGGCGCTCGAGGCGCTGGCCGCCTAG
- a CDS encoding dihydroneopterin aldolase, whose amino-acid sequence MTTAALDPLLLSCRRVFLKNYEVWINIGVHEFEKRAEQRVIINVDLYVPLELSTPRADELDEVVDYDFIRRTVAARLSQGHIHLQETLCDDLLTQVLAHPKVRAARVSTAKPDVYPDCEAVGVEVFRSR is encoded by the coding sequence ATGACCACCGCAGCCCTCGATCCCCTGCTGCTGTCCTGCCGCCGCGTGTTCCTGAAGAACTACGAGGTCTGGATCAACATCGGCGTGCACGAATTCGAGAAGCGCGCCGAGCAGCGCGTGATCATCAACGTCGACCTCTACGTGCCGCTGGAACTTTCCACGCCGCGCGCGGACGAACTCGACGAAGTGGTCGACTACGACTTCATCCGGCGCACCGTCGCCGCGCGCCTGAGCCAGGGCCACATCCACCTGCAGGAGACGCTGTGCGACGACCTGCTCACGCAGGTGCTGGCGCACCCCAAGGTGCGGGCGGCGCGCGTGTCGACCGCCAAACCCGATGTCTATCCGGACTGCGAAGCCGTCGGCGTCGAAGTCTTCAGGAGCAGATAG
- a CDS encoding ROK family protein, with product MRACVDVGGTKVAVSLSRDSAAPLVGRRSEPTATRGGNDALALQILRLIDEVCAAQGVDPASVDRVGVSSTGPFVIADGRIECASPNLCGGIAGPARGLPNDWTTALLEAPLARRFAHVRVENDAVAALEAERRWGALQGLDHCAFVTWSTGVGVGLCVDGRALRGKNGNAGHAGHSFVSDDDARALCGCGNHGDVEALIAGNAIDRRFGRSAEDLFDAAKRGDAQALATAEALCRVMGRLLYNLVATLDLQRISLGGSVFWHHRDFLVPRLQAGIDGRLAALTQGVRVVPAGLGERLGDYAAMALVD from the coding sequence ATGAGAGCCTGTGTCGACGTCGGCGGCACCAAGGTCGCCGTGAGCCTCTCGCGCGACAGCGCCGCCCCGCTGGTGGGCCGGCGCAGCGAACCCACCGCCACGCGCGGGGGCAACGACGCGCTGGCGCTGCAGATCCTGCGGCTGATCGACGAGGTGTGCGCCGCGCAGGGCGTCGATCCGGCCTCGGTCGACCGGGTCGGCGTGTCGTCGACCGGCCCCTTCGTGATCGCCGACGGCCGCATCGAATGCGCCTCGCCCAACCTCTGCGGCGGCATCGCCGGCCCGGCGCGCGGCCTGCCCAACGACTGGACGACGGCGCTGCTGGAAGCGCCGCTGGCGCGGCGCTTCGCCCACGTCCGGGTCGAGAACGACGCCGTGGCCGCCCTGGAGGCCGAGCGCCGCTGGGGCGCGCTTCAGGGCCTCGACCACTGCGCCTTCGTGACCTGGAGCACCGGGGTGGGCGTCGGGCTGTGCGTGGACGGGCGCGCGCTGCGGGGCAAGAACGGCAACGCCGGCCACGCCGGCCACAGCTTCGTCTCCGACGACGACGCCCGGGCGCTGTGCGGCTGCGGCAACCATGGCGACGTCGAGGCGCTGATCGCCGGCAACGCGATCGACCGCCGCTTCGGCCGCTCGGCCGAGGACCTGTTCGACGCCGCCAAGCGCGGCGACGCGCAGGCGCTGGCCACGGCCGAGGCGCTGTGCCGGGTGATGGGCCGCCTGCTCTACAACCTCGTCGCCACGCTCGACCTGCAGCGCATCAGCCTGGGCGGCAGCGTGTTCTGGCACCACCGCGATTTCCTGGTGCCGCGCCTGCAGGCCGGGATCGACGGCAGGCTCGCGGCGCTCACGCAGGGCGTGCGCGTGGTGCCGGCCGGACTGGGCGAGCGGCTGGGCGACTACGCGGCGATGGCGCTGGTCGACTGA
- a CDS encoding SDR family oxidoreductase, giving the protein MTGSTLRRSTASASAPPAEARPRGVLVTGGGRRLGAAVCEAFARAGWQVWCQYRGSRDAARALCQRLRDEGGNALAVEADIAGAAGRAELMAAVSAGGALDCVVNNASAFEPDTGLDFEADAALRQLGVNLVAPLDFARLLARQGAAAGGDGVDRSAIHILDQKVYNLNPDYFSYTVSKLALERAVALQAQALAPAVRVCGVAPGLMFESGPQDTENFRRAARANLLRRPIDPADVARACVFLAATPGVTGTTLCVDNGQHLVPLARDIMFVVDELLHPDNDEKASPP; this is encoded by the coding sequence ATGACCGGCTCCACCCTCCGACGTTCCACCGCTTCGGCCAGCGCGCCGCCGGCCGAAGCGCGGCCGCGCGGCGTGCTCGTGACCGGCGGCGGCCGCCGCCTGGGCGCGGCCGTGTGCGAGGCCTTCGCGCGCGCGGGCTGGCAGGTGTGGTGCCAGTACCGCGGCTCGCGCGACGCCGCCCGGGCGCTGTGCCAGCGGTTGCGCGACGAAGGCGGCAACGCGCTGGCGGTGGAGGCCGACATCGCCGGCGCGGCCGGCCGCGCCGAGTTGATGGCGGCGGTCTCGGCCGGCGGCGCGCTCGACTGCGTCGTGAACAACGCGTCGGCCTTCGAGCCCGACACCGGCCTGGACTTCGAGGCCGACGCGGCCCTGCGCCAACTCGGCGTGAACCTGGTCGCGCCGCTGGACTTCGCGCGGCTGCTGGCGCGCCAGGGCGCCGCGGCCGGTGGCGACGGCGTCGACCGCTCGGCGATCCACATCCTCGACCAGAAGGTCTACAACCTGAACCCCGACTACTTCTCCTACACCGTCTCCAAGCTCGCGCTGGAGCGGGCCGTCGCGCTGCAGGCGCAGGCCCTCGCGCCGGCCGTGCGGGTGTGCGGCGTGGCGCCGGGGCTCATGTTCGAGAGCGGGCCGCAGGACACGGAGAACTTCCGGCGCGCCGCGCGCGCCAACCTGCTGCGCCGGCCCATCGACCCGGCCGACGTGGCGCGCGCCTGCGTCTTCCTGGCCGCCACGCCGGGCGTGACCGGCACCACCCTGTGCGTGGACAACGGCCAGCACCTGGTGCCGCTCGCGCGCGACATCATGTTCGTCGTCGACGAACTGCTCCACCCCGACAACGACGAGAAAGCCTCCCCCCCATGA
- a CDS encoding PLP-dependent aminotransferase family protein, whose translation MPPLPRYRRLSQHYLQAIQAGSLQPGDRLPSLRDLMRLHAVSLSTALQACRTLESDGWAEARARSGYFVRHPRRLAMTPMDEPAADRAPDPAQFVGIHEKVSEFVTRRRHGEVRLDLSMARGAPELYPGDALRAAMTRCLRQHPQLLTRASPSRARTPFREAVARRALRAGMRLAPEDVLPTNGCIEALNLALRAVARPGDTVAVESPAFYGLLQVLESLGMRALEIPTRPRTGLSIEALELALGAYERIRAVVVVPHLQNPLGSVMPEAHKARLVRLCRDHGVALIEDDTYTELLDAEGTPRALQSFDEDGGVIHCASMHKVLAPGLRLGWIHAGRWHARVEMLKYAHSRSNEELAQWAVGEFMATGAYDRHLRRLREALRGQRERTADAIATHFPPGTRLNLPPGGLQLWVELPPGGSAQAVFDAALAEHILVAPGTLFSNTARCDGFLRINCGIPWSPVLADGLRRLGELAGATATPAPGGAPRAPRPRAT comes from the coding sequence ATGCCCCCCCTTCCCCGCTACCGCCGGCTGTCGCAGCACTACCTGCAGGCCATCCAGGCCGGTTCGCTGCAGCCCGGCGACCGCCTGCCCTCGCTGCGCGACCTCATGCGGCTGCACGCCGTCAGCCTGTCGACCGCGCTGCAGGCCTGTCGCACGCTGGAGAGCGACGGCTGGGCCGAGGCGCGCGCGCGATCGGGCTACTTCGTGCGCCACCCGCGCCGCCTGGCCATGACGCCGATGGACGAGCCCGCCGCCGACCGCGCGCCCGACCCGGCGCAGTTCGTCGGCATCCACGAGAAGGTCTCGGAATTCGTCACCCGCCGTCGCCATGGGGAGGTGCGGCTGGACCTCTCGATGGCCCGTGGCGCCCCCGAGCTGTATCCGGGCGACGCCCTGCGCGCGGCGATGACGCGCTGCCTGCGCCAGCACCCGCAACTGCTGACGCGGGCGTCGCCCTCGCGCGCGCGCACGCCGTTTCGCGAGGCGGTGGCCCGCCGGGCGCTGCGCGCAGGCATGCGCCTCGCGCCCGAGGACGTGCTGCCCACCAACGGCTGCATCGAGGCGCTCAACCTGGCCCTGCGCGCCGTGGCCCGCCCCGGCGACACGGTGGCGGTGGAGTCCCCCGCCTTCTACGGGCTGCTGCAGGTGCTGGAGAGCCTGGGCATGCGCGCCCTGGAGATCCCCACCCGTCCGCGGACCGGCCTGTCGATCGAGGCGCTGGAGCTGGCCCTGGGCGCCTACGAACGCATCCGCGCGGTGGTGGTCGTGCCGCACCTGCAGAACCCCCTGGGCAGCGTGATGCCCGAGGCCCACAAGGCCCGGCTGGTGCGCCTGTGCCGCGACCACGGCGTGGCGCTGATCGAGGACGACACCTACACTGAACTGCTCGACGCGGAGGGAACGCCCCGCGCCCTGCAGTCCTTCGACGAGGACGGCGGCGTGATCCACTGCGCGTCGATGCACAAGGTGCTGGCGCCCGGCCTGCGGCTGGGCTGGATCCACGCCGGACGCTGGCACGCGCGCGTCGAGATGCTCAAGTACGCCCACAGCCGCAGCAACGAGGAACTGGCGCAGTGGGCCGTCGGCGAGTTCATGGCCACGGGGGCCTACGACCGCCACCTGCGCCGGCTGCGCGAGGCCCTGCGGGGGCAGCGCGAGCGCACGGCCGACGCCATCGCCACGCACTTTCCGCCCGGCACGCGGCTGAACCTGCCCCCGGGCGGGCTCCAGCTGTGGGTGGAACTGCCACCGGGCGGCTCGGCGCAGGCCGTGTTCGACGCCGCGCTGGCCGAGCACATCCTCGTCGCCCCCGGCACGCTGTTCTCCAACACCGCGCGCTGCGACGGCTTCCTGCGCATCAACTGCGGCATCCCCTGGTCCCCGGTCCTGGCCGACGGCCTGCGCCGGCTCGGCGAACTCGCCGGCGCCACCGCGACCCCGGCCCCGGGCGGCGCCCCGCGCGCGCCACGCCCGCGCGCCACCTGA
- the otsB gene encoding trehalose-phosphatase, with translation MQTPPRLTPDAALFLDFDGTLVALAETPEAIEVPPALVALLTDLHELLGGALAIVTGRQIDAVDRFLAPLRLPAAGEHGVQRRDAEGRIQERSTPDLHGVLDAANRVAGEHPGLLVERKHAAIALHYRQAPDCEAVCRAAMTAAIEGQPQFELLHGKFVFEVKPSGVNKGIAIDAFMREAPFAGRVPVFAGDDTTDETGFAVVQPRGGIAVKVGPGPTQALHRLDSTRAVFEWLVNARDLLRRPGTGGTEGAAASPGGDPGPGHAGGHDGPDGGSDGAGAGDGE, from the coding sequence ATGCAGACCCCTCCCCGCCTCACCCCCGACGCCGCCCTGTTCCTCGACTTCGACGGCACCCTGGTCGCCCTGGCGGAGACGCCCGAGGCCATCGAGGTGCCGCCCGCCCTCGTCGCCTTGCTGACCGACCTGCACGAACTGCTCGGTGGCGCGCTGGCGATCGTCACGGGGCGGCAGATCGACGCCGTCGACCGCTTCCTCGCGCCCCTGCGCCTGCCCGCCGCCGGCGAGCACGGCGTGCAGCGTCGCGACGCCGAGGGCCGCATCCAGGAACGCTCCACGCCCGACCTGCACGGCGTCCTCGACGCCGCCAACCGCGTCGCGGGCGAACACCCCGGGCTGCTGGTCGAGCGCAAGCACGCGGCCATCGCCCTGCACTACCGCCAGGCACCCGACTGCGAGGCCGTCTGCCGCGCCGCGATGACCGCCGCGATCGAGGGCCAGCCGCAGTTCGAGCTGCTGCACGGCAAGTTCGTCTTCGAGGTCAAGCCCTCGGGCGTCAACAAGGGCATCGCCATCGACGCCTTCATGCGGGAGGCGCCCTTCGCCGGCCGCGTGCCGGTGTTCGCGGGCGACGACACCACCGACGAGACCGGCTTCGCCGTTGTGCAGCCGCGCGGGGGCATCGCGGTGAAGGTGGGACCGGGGCCGACGCAGGCGCTGCACCGGCTGGACTCGACGCGCGCGGTCTTCGAGTGGCTGGTGAACGCGCGCGACCTGCTGCGGCGACCCGGCACGGGCGGTACGGAAGGCGCGGCGGCTTCGCCGGGCGGCGATCCCGGCCCCGGCCACGCGGGCGGCCACGACGGCCCGGACGGCGGGAGCGACGGCGCCGGCGCGGGAGACGGCGAGTGA
- a CDS encoding outer membrane beta-barrel protein, translated as MKKSLCTLAVLTLGASGAMAQQAGDWVVGTGWLHFAPQDSSKPLTFTSPVRAEIPGSGSGVDSASTLGLSAIYFADSNWAVEGVLGVPPKFKLQGEGTLARLGEIGQARQWSPTVLGKYYFGNGADPIRLSLGLGATYVWYSDVNLSDGLQNAVGGQLRRPPGTSGTTAKLDKSFAPVFNAGVSWQLDRHWGVSLSVSYIPLKTTATLTTRAANGATIGTSEARLKLDPIVTYAAVTYRF; from the coding sequence ATGAAGAAATCACTCTGCACACTGGCCGTTCTCACCCTGGGCGCGTCCGGCGCCATGGCCCAGCAGGCTGGCGACTGGGTCGTCGGCACCGGCTGGCTGCATTTCGCGCCGCAGGATTCCAGCAAGCCCCTGACCTTCACGTCCCCGGTGCGCGCCGAGATCCCGGGCTCGGGTTCGGGCGTGGACAGCGCCAGCACGCTGGGGCTGAGCGCCATCTACTTCGCCGACAGCAACTGGGCGGTCGAAGGCGTGCTGGGCGTGCCGCCGAAGTTCAAGCTCCAGGGCGAAGGCACGCTCGCGCGCCTGGGCGAGATCGGCCAGGCCAGGCAGTGGAGCCCGACCGTGCTGGGCAAGTACTACTTCGGCAACGGCGCCGACCCGATCCGCCTGTCCCTGGGACTGGGCGCCACCTACGTCTGGTACAGCGACGTCAACCTCTCCGACGGCCTGCAGAACGCCGTGGGCGGCCAGTTGCGCCGCCCCCCGGGGACGTCGGGCACGACGGCCAAGCTCGACAAGTCCTTCGCGCCGGTCTTCAACGCCGGCGTGTCCTGGCAGCTCGACCGCCACTGGGGCGTGTCGCTGTCGGTGTCCTACATCCCGCTGAAGACGACGGCGACGCTGACCACGCGCGCGGCCAACGGCGCGACCATCGGCACCAGCGAGGCGCGCCTCAAGCTCGACCCGATCGTCACCTACGCCGCGGTGACCTACCGCTTCTGA
- a CDS encoding multifunctional CCA addition/repair protein — MKTYLVGGAIRDALLGRPGGDRDWVVVGATPERMAESGFLPVGRDFPVFLHPETREEHALARTERKSAPGYRGFVVHAAPDVTLEQDLARRDLTVNAIALPAERVPAPGETPAAPWPDPALLVDPHGGQRDLRERVLRHVTDAFREDPVRILRVARFAARFDDFQVAPETMALMRGMVAAGEADALVPERVWQELARGLMERRPSRMFEVLRACGALAVLLPEVDRLWGVPQTAAHHPEVDTGVHLMMVLDMAARLAAPLGVRFACLTHDLGKGDTPADVLPRHIGHEQRSARLLRPLCERWRVPVELRELADVVAREHGNIHRSAELGAAALVRLFERCDALRKPRCFDEVLLACECDARGRLGLEARPYPQRARLAAMLAVALATDTRPAVEAALRWGAKGPKIGEAVTRARVAAVAAALGTTAPPD, encoded by the coding sequence ATGAAGACCTACCTCGTCGGCGGCGCGATCCGCGATGCCCTGCTCGGCCGGCCCGGCGGCGATCGCGACTGGGTCGTGGTGGGCGCCACGCCCGAGCGCATGGCCGAGTCGGGCTTCCTGCCCGTGGGCCGCGACTTTCCCGTGTTCCTGCATCCCGAGACGCGCGAGGAGCACGCGCTCGCGCGCACCGAGCGCAAGAGCGCGCCGGGCTATCGCGGCTTCGTCGTCCACGCCGCGCCGGACGTGACGCTCGAGCAGGACCTGGCGCGGCGCGACCTCACCGTCAACGCCATCGCCCTGCCGGCCGAGCGGGTGCCGGCGCCCGGCGAGACGCCGGCCGCGCCGTGGCCCGACCCGGCGCTGCTGGTGGACCCCCACGGCGGCCAGCGCGACCTGCGCGAGCGCGTGCTGCGCCACGTCACCGACGCCTTCCGCGAGGACCCGGTGCGCATCCTGCGCGTAGCCCGCTTCGCCGCGCGCTTCGACGACTTCCAGGTCGCGCCCGAGACCATGGCGCTGATGCGCGGGATGGTGGCCGCCGGCGAGGCCGACGCGCTGGTGCCCGAGCGCGTCTGGCAGGAACTCGCGCGCGGCCTCATGGAGCGCCGTCCGTCGCGCATGTTCGAGGTCCTGCGCGCGTGCGGTGCGCTGGCCGTGCTCCTGCCCGAGGTCGACCGGCTGTGGGGCGTGCCGCAGACCGCCGCGCACCACCCGGAGGTCGACACCGGCGTCCACCTGATGATGGTGCTGGACATGGCCGCGCGGCTGGCGGCGCCGCTGGGCGTGCGTTTCGCCTGCCTGACCCACGACCTGGGCAAGGGCGACACGCCCGCCGACGTGCTGCCGCGCCACATCGGCCACGAACAGCGCAGCGCCCGGCTGCTGCGCCCGCTGTGCGAGCGCTGGCGCGTGCCGGTCGAACTGCGCGAGCTGGCCGACGTGGTGGCGCGCGAGCACGGCAACATCCACCGCAGCGCGGAACTGGGCGCGGCCGCGCTGGTGCGGCTGTTCGAGCGCTGCGACGCGCTGCGCAAGCCCCGGTGCTTCGACGAGGTGCTGCTGGCCTGCGAATGCGACGCGCGCGGACGGCTCGGCCTCGAGGCGCGTCCCTATCCCCAGCGCGCGCGGCTCGCAGCGATGCTGGCGGTGGCGCTGGCCACCGACACGCGCCCGGCCGTCGAGGCGGCGCTGCGCTGGGGCGCCAAGGGCCCGAAGATCGGCGAGGCCGTGACGCGCGCGCGCGTCGCGGCCGTGGCGGCGGCGCTGGGCACGACGGCGCCGCCGGACTGA
- a CDS encoding DUF2905 domain-containing protein → MIRWLLVTVLALVLMSGLTQWLRRFGFGRLPGDFAFRAFGREWQVPLASTLVLSMLAALVARLI, encoded by the coding sequence ATGATCCGCTGGCTGCTCGTGACCGTCCTCGCGCTCGTGCTCATGAGCGGGCTGACGCAATGGCTGCGGCGCTTCGGCTTCGGCCGCCTGCCGGGCGATTTCGCGTTCCGCGCCTTCGGGCGCGAGTGGCAGGTGCCGCTGGCCAGCACGCTGGTGCTGAGCATGCTGGCGGCGCTGGTGGCGCGGCTGATCTGA